In Thermobaculum terrenum ATCC BAA-798, the DNA window ATCATCGTCGCCAGTATAAGCGCAAACAGTGGGCCTTTGAGGGGGAAGCTCATCTTGGCAAAGGGGTAAGCGACCAGTGCGCTTGAAAACGCCACGCTTACCACCGCCAGGAAGGTCACTATGAGGCTGTTACGGGTCCATAGAACGAAATCTGTGTTCCTGAGCACTTCCGCGTAGTTGCCCCAAACTATGGGGTCAGGTATCCAGTTAGAGGCAAAGATCTGAGCTCGTGGTTTGAGCGAGGTAGATACCAGCCAGAAGAAAGGTACCAGAAACACAAAGGACAGGACTGACAGGAGCAGGTATATGAGAAATCTCTCCGCGATGTGCGACAATGAGAGCTTTCTTGGACTGGCTGCTACCCTGACTCTAGCTGCCTGGGGTTTCGTGGTCATTTTTGCTCACCCCCTTCGTAGTAGACCCAGCGCTGGGACAGCCTGAACTGTATGATCGTGAAGATGACGATTATCACGAAGATTATCCACGCCAGGGCAGAAGCATATCCCATGTGGAAGTATCTAAACGCCTGGCGGAAGAGATAGACGATGTACAGCAGTACAGCATCGTTCGTGGTGCTTCCACCACCCTCCGAGGTGTTGAACAGCAGTACGGGCTGTGCAAACGTCTGCAAGGACGCGATGATGCTTATCACTAGGTTGAAGAACATAACTCCGGAGATCATAGGCAGGGTTATGTGTAGGAACCTGGCCCATCTCCCGGCTCCATCGATCTGGGCGGCCTCGTACAGCTCTCTCGGGATGTTCTTTAGCCCGGCCAAATAGATCAGCATGGCACCTCCGGCCCCCCAGAGGCTCATGAGCACGAGCGCAGGCTTCATCCAGTTGGGATCAGTAGTCCATCCGGGAGTTGGCAACCCTACGGAGGCCAGAAAGCGATTGAGTATGCCACTGTTAGGATTGAGGATCCACCTCCACAGGATGGCCACAGCGACCACCGGAGTGATCGAGGGCAGGTAGAAGAACGTTCGCCAAAACGGTACGCCACGGACATTGAGGTTCAGCAGCAGCGCCAGCCCCAGTGCTACCGCCAGGTGGAGAGGGACATACAGAGCTGTATAGTATACGGTGTTGTAGAGGGACTTCCAGAACAGCGGGTCGTTGGTGAGGATCTCCTTGTAGTTTGCAAGACCTACCCACTCCGGCGGCTGAAGCACGTTATATTCCGTGAGACTGAAGTAGATCGACGCCAGCATGGGGCCTGCTGTGAAAACCAGGAACCCAATGATCCATGGGGATATGAAGAGGAGGGCCGTGATGGCCTCCTCTTTCTTGTATCTTCTCTGAGCCTGTACGCTTCTCATGGCCATCGCTCCCGCTTATGGTGAAAAGGCTACGGGCGAGCTACTTGAAGAACTTGTCTATGGCCGCCTGCGCCTTCTCCTGCGCTGCTTTCAGGGCATCCTCGGGCGATTTCTCACCCCTGAGGGCCGGGAGTACAGCATCGTTGTTCAGTATGTCGTTTATCTCGGCGTTGACCGGTGAAGGTGGCGGCGCCTGGCTGTTGTTCAATAGCCTTGGGAACAACGCCACTGCCGAGTCTATAGCGTCATTAATTGGGGAGTAAACTTGCTCCCGCAGGAGCTTGTCCGCCTCTTTGTTGGCCGTCAGGGATGGTACGTACTTGCCTTTCTCCTCGTTGGCCTGGGCCTTTGCCCCTCGTAGCCACACCTGGGCATCTGACATAAAGGAGATGAACTCCCACGCGGCCTCCTTATTCTTTGCTCCCTTGGGAATAGCCCAGGCCAGTCCACCTACCGCTGTCACTATCTTGCCGCTCTTGTCGGTGAAGGGAATGACGTTGAAGGGGTGATCAGGAGCAAATTCGGCGATCATCCCTAGCAGCCAGCTTTCGTAGAGCGTCAGGGCCACCTGATTCTGGATAACCGGATGCTGAGCATCCCATTGCCACGTCTGCCTGAAGGCGTCAAATGCCTTCCAGCCTCCCTGCTTCTGTATGGTTTCAGCGGCGTATCGCAGTGCCTCGATGTTTTCCGGTGTGGCGAACGTGGCGGTCCTGCCATCCTCACTCAGCAGGTTGCTGTTGTTCGCCCAGGACCACATCCACATGTAGCCATCCTGCACCTTGTGGTCGAAGCCCCACCTGGTAAGCCTGTTCCCCTGCTTCTTTGTGAGCTTCACGCCGTACTGCTGCAGCTGGTTCCAGTTCTTGGGATCAACGTCATCAGGCTTTATCCCCACCTCCTGCAGGGGCTTATGGTTGATCCACAGAGCTCTCACATCCATGAACTGAGGGATGGCCCATATCTGATCGTCCCAGGTGACCTCCTTGACTGCCGACTCGTAGAAGTTATCCATGTTGAACCTGTCGTCGTTCTCGATGAGGTCGTTCAACGGCTCAAGAGCCCCTCTTGCCGCCCAGCTGATTACGCTGTTACGACCTATCCAGAAGAGGTCCGGGACCTGCCCGCTCGCGACGGCTGTCAGTATCTTCTGGTCTGTGATCTCCGGCACCAGCCTGAGCTGGATGTTGGGGTAAGTTTGCTTGAACAGGTTCACCCTTACCCTGGCGGTTGTGTTATCAGTGTTGAAGCCCCAGGCGGTTATCGTGGCCTGTTCCTTGAACCTCACCTGCCAGCCGGTAGCGCCAGTGGCGGCGGTCGAGGCTGGTGTGGGGCTTGCCGAAGGAGCCATGGAGGCTGCAGGAGTGGCCTCCGGAGTTACCCCCGGTGCTGCAGGCGAGGGAGAAGCCGGCGAGGGCGATGGAGATGTCATGCCTGCGGTTGGGGTGCCTCCACCCCCGCCCCCTCCGCAGGAAGCCAGAATTGGTCCCCCGATCGTCAGTATGGCTAGCTTGCTGCCCAACTGGAGTACCTTGCGCCTCGAAAGTTTGTGTTGGTCCTGCTCTCTGTTATGGTGCCCGTTCATCTCAGTGCCACCTTTCTTTCTATGCTATCTAAACATGAAGATTGCGACTTTGTTTGTCGCAATTTTGGTTCCAAGAAGATAACCTAGAGATTACAATCAGTGAGAATGTTCATGTAGAGGAGGAAGAAGTGCCGGTAGTTAGTACACGCAGAGGTGACGATGGCTTCACAAACCTTTGGGGTAGCCAGAGGGTGCCCAAGT includes these proteins:
- a CDS encoding ABC transporter substrate-binding protein, whose product is MNGHHNREQDQHKLSRRKVLQLGSKLAILTIGGPILASCGGGGGGGTPTAGMTSPSPSPASPSPAAPGVTPEATPAASMAPSASPTPASTAATGATGWQVRFKEQATITAWGFNTDNTTARVRVNLFKQTYPNIQLRLVPEITDQKILTAVASGQVPDLFWIGRNSVISWAARGALEPLNDLIENDDRFNMDNFYESAVKEVTWDDQIWAIPQFMDVRALWINHKPLQEVGIKPDDVDPKNWNQLQQYGVKLTKKQGNRLTRWGFDHKVQDGYMWMWSWANNSNLLSEDGRTATFATPENIEALRYAAETIQKQGGWKAFDAFRQTWQWDAQHPVIQNQVALTLYESWLLGMIAEFAPDHPFNVIPFTDKSGKIVTAVGGLAWAIPKGAKNKEAAWEFISFMSDAQVWLRGAKAQANEEKGKYVPSLTANKEADKLLREQVYSPINDAIDSAVALFPRLLNNSQAPPPSPVNAEINDILNNDAVLPALRGEKSPEDALKAAQEKAQAAIDKFFK
- a CDS encoding carbohydrate ABC transporter permease, yielding MRSVQAQRRYKKEEAITALLFISPWIIGFLVFTAGPMLASIYFSLTEYNVLQPPEWVGLANYKEILTNDPLFWKSLYNTVYYTALYVPLHLAVALGLALLLNLNVRGVPFWRTFFYLPSITPVVAVAILWRWILNPNSGILNRFLASVGLPTPGWTTDPNWMKPALVLMSLWGAGGAMLIYLAGLKNIPRELYEAAQIDGAGRWARFLHITLPMISGVMFFNLVISIIASLQTFAQPVLLFNTSEGGGSTTNDAVLLYIVYLFRQAFRYFHMGYASALAWIIFVIIVIFTIIQFRLSQRWVYYEGGEQK